The following proteins come from a genomic window of Paenibacillus spongiae:
- a CDS encoding spore maturation protein gives MIVFIPLYAAFRKVPVYETFLEGAKGGFDTAINIIPHLVGMMVAISMFRASGAMDMLSGLIRPLFDYFGVPSEVLPLGMLRPLTGAGSLAFTTELIKTYGPDSMIGRIASTIQGSTDTTLYVLTVYFGAVGIRRSRYALKVGLFSDLVGFVAAIIICLFVFG, from the coding sequence ATGATTGTCTTTATCCCGCTATACGCGGCGTTTAGGAAGGTTCCGGTTTATGAAACATTTCTGGAGGGCGCGAAAGGCGGCTTCGATACCGCCATAAACATCATTCCGCATTTAGTCGGGATGATGGTGGCGATCAGCATGTTCCGCGCTTCCGGCGCGATGGACATGCTCTCGGGGCTTATCCGGCCTTTGTTCGATTATTTCGGCGTGCCCAGCGAGGTGCTTCCGCTTGGAATGCTGCGTCCGTTAACCGGAGCGGGTTCGCTTGCGTTCACAACGGAGCTCATCAAGACCTACGGGCCCGATTCTATGATAGGACGCATCGCTTCTACTATACAGGGAAGTACGGATACCACGCTGTACGTATTGACGGTTTACTTCGGAGCGGTCGGCATCCGCCGCAGCCGCTACGCCCTGAAGGTCGGTTTATTCTCCGATCTCGTCGGATTTGTCGCCGCCATTATCATTTGTTT